CACCCGGCTGCCGGCCGACCTGGACGGGATCACGGTGCCCGGCGGCTTCTCGTATGGCGATTATCTGCGCTGCGGCGCCATGGCGCGCTTCTCGCCGGTCATGCGCTCGGTCGTCGACTTCGCGGCTTCGGGCCGGCCCGTGCTCGGCGTGTGCAACGGCTTCCAGATCCTGTGCGAGGCCGGGCTCCTGCCCGGGGCGCTCGTGCGCAATCGCCAGCTCAAGTACGTGTGTCAGGACGTGCGCGTGGTCGTCGAGGACCCCGGCGTGCTGCGCGCCAAGCTCGAGCCCGGCCGTACGCTCGTCATGCCCGTGAAGCACGGCGAGGGCGCCTACGTGCCCGACCCCGACCACAAGCCGCGCGTCGCGTTC
This DNA window, taken from Myxococcota bacterium, encodes the following:
- the purQ gene encoding phosphoribosylformylglycinamidine synthase subunit PurQ gives rise to the protein MLVFPGSLDDRDLLRSLGLCGARAQLVWHKDTRLPADLDGITVPGGFSYGDYLRCGAMARFSPVMRSVVDFAASGRPVLGVCNGFQILCEAGLLPGALVRNRQLKYVCQDVRVVVEDPGVLRAKLEPGRTLVMPVKHGEGAYVPDPDHKPRVAFRYVGGSPNGSTDDIAGVANDRGNVVGLMPHPEHATDPLLGSSDGGELLRSFLDACLAVREARR